A section of the Virgibacillus sp. NKC19-3 genome encodes:
- a CDS encoding LysR family transcriptional regulator: protein MNLQTLEYFIAVVKEKSITKASEKLFVSQPALTKQIKRLEEFLGFSVFERYSHGVTLTNKGEHFYKDIEPTINKLRFDMAKHMANQTIKMGSDPFLATYYYPDHLGYKGEMDIQLAKVTDDAMELIALMQSGEIDGAIIQDHPHHKGLFSSWLFDDVFYACVPEKFDCLNGKSISITDCLQYTQLLTPSVTPLYKRMKNLINKHVREGESPEIIEMPYHALMGFVAQGVGISYLPDIVVQKINYKGVKFLPIQDTPLKRTFYLYALSEKLHDSLKRVFE, encoded by the coding sequence ATGAATTTACAAACACTTGAATACTTTATCGCAGTTGTCAAAGAGAAAAGCATTACGAAAGCCTCGGAAAAACTATTTGTTTCTCAGCCAGCTTTGACCAAGCAAATTAAAAGACTTGAAGAATTTTTAGGGTTTTCCGTTTTCGAACGCTATTCACATGGTGTTACACTCACCAATAAAGGGGAACATTTTTATAAGGACATAGAACCTACTATAAACAAGTTGAGGTTTGATATGGCAAAACATATGGCGAACCAAACCATTAAAATGGGTAGTGACCCTTTCTTGGCAACGTATTACTATCCAGACCACCTTGGTTATAAGGGAGAAATGGATATTCAATTAGCAAAAGTTACTGATGATGCGATGGAGTTAATTGCGTTGATGCAATCTGGCGAGATAGATGGTGCAATTATTCAAGATCATCCACACCATAAAGGATTGTTTTCTTCTTGGTTGTTTGATGATGTGTTTTATGCGTGTGTTCCAGAAAAATTTGACTGTCTGAATGGGAAAAGCATATCTATCACCGATTGTTTGCAATATACGCAACTCTTAACGCCTTCTGTTACCCCTCTATATAAACGAATGAAAAATTTGATCAACAAGCATGTTCGAGAAGGTGAGTCACCTGAAATAATCGAAATGCCATATCATGCTCTCATGGGATTTGTAGCTCAAGGAGTCGGCATTTCCTACCTTCCAGACATTGTCGTCCAGAAGATAAATTATAAAGGGGTAAAGTTTCTTCCTATACAAGATACTCCATTAAAAAGAACGTTTTACTTATATGCTCTAAGCGAGAAATTACATGATTCATTGAAAAGAGTGTTTGAGTAA
- a CDS encoding NADPH-dependent FMN reductase, translated as MKLVGVSGAPAGEKTSLAVHDVLVAAQHLDASIQTELIDIREYEIEFSVGAPLSDYNDDTWNVVHKIASADFLVFGTPIYQASISGALKNLLDFFPDNAFKYKVTGIVSTGLSNKHFLVPEYQLKPILTYFKGLTPTNNVFVHNDCFDEESEAIIDRDASDRIQKLAHEMIYLQRGINNR; from the coding sequence ATGAAACTTGTTGGGGTATCAGGAGCGCCGGCTGGTGAAAAGACGTCTCTAGCTGTACATGACGTTCTAGTTGCAGCACAACATCTTGATGCATCGATACAAACAGAATTAATTGATATAAGGGAGTATGAAATTGAATTTTCTGTTGGTGCTCCGTTATCCGATTATAACGATGATACATGGAATGTTGTTCATAAAATAGCTTCTGCTGATTTTCTGGTTTTCGGTACGCCCATTTATCAAGCATCTATTTCCGGGGCGTTAAAAAATCTTCTAGACTTCTTTCCGGATAATGCCTTCAAATATAAAGTAACAGGCATTGTATCAACTGGATTATCCAACAAACATTTTCTGGTACCAGAATACCAATTAAAGCCAATCCTTACTTATTTCAAAGGATTGACGCCAACGAATAATGTCTTTGTTCATAATGACTGCTTTGACGAGGAAAGTGAAGCCATTATCGATCGTGATGCTTCTGATCGAATTCAAAAACTTGCCCATGAAATGATTTATTTACAACGGGGGATTAATAATCGATAA
- a CDS encoding DnaJ family domain-containing protein translates to MYIFVEEQIKKSIDNGEFEDLPGKGKPLNLHDDLQGVPPELRMGYKILKNAGYLTEETDKKSDLTMDDLLISATGEKEKNDVQNKLEFEDFVREKKLHKNKKFSTYAEKIYHKLFKPS, encoded by the coding sequence ATGTATATTTTTGTGGAAGAACAAATCAAAAAATCCATTGATAACGGCGAATTTGAAGATCTCCCAGGAAAAGGAAAACCACTAAATCTGCATGATGATTTGCAAGGAGTCCCTCCAGAATTAAGAATGGGATATAAAATATTAAAAAATGCCGGATATCTTACGGAAGAGACAGACAAAAAAAGTGATCTCACCATGGATGATTTATTGATTTCTGCAACAGGAGAGAAGGAGAAAAATGACGTACAAAACAAGCTGGAATTTGAAGATTTTGTCAGAGAAAAGAAACTGCATAAGAACAAGAAATTCTCCACCTATGCCGAAAAAATTTATCATAAACTGTTTAAGCCCAGCTAG
- a CDS encoding helix-turn-helix transcriptional regulator, with the protein MNSLYILQDQVRKLETIVAHEEKFYGVLEVYLNYFPVCNAFLSRFSPLGYVGEGIISLSSSGLENISDIRDDVRSLPVFYSSIQERQAKYCTGVEYFKQLNSKYNSHFNSVVVVPICLGSVAIGFICSTVFKEGANVDKDMLSAFTHYGKLIGDLFEKSDSLSTSKLLSKRELEVMRNISWGESTKEMAAQMNISEYTVKQYVKSAKKKLGAENRSHAVGVLIRQGVIT; encoded by the coding sequence ATGAATTCCCTTTATATCCTGCAAGATCAAGTACGAAAATTGGAAACAATTGTTGCGCATGAAGAGAAGTTTTACGGAGTGCTTGAAGTATATTTAAATTATTTTCCGGTATGCAATGCATTTTTATCCAGATTTTCTCCGTTAGGATATGTAGGGGAAGGGATAATTTCACTTTCCTCTTCAGGTTTAGAAAATATAAGTGATATACGTGACGACGTTCGTTCTCTCCCTGTATTTTACTCATCCATCCAGGAACGACAAGCGAAGTATTGTACGGGGGTTGAATATTTTAAACAACTAAATAGCAAATATAATTCCCATTTTAATTCGGTAGTGGTCGTGCCAATTTGTTTGGGATCAGTTGCTATTGGATTCATCTGCTCTACAGTTTTCAAGGAAGGGGCTAATGTAGATAAAGATATGCTTTCCGCCTTTACCCATTATGGAAAACTAATAGGGGATTTATTTGAAAAGTCGGATAGCTTGTCAACCTCTAAGCTGTTAAGTAAGAGAGAGTTGGAGGTAATGAGAAATATCTCTTGGGGAGAAAGTACAAAGGAAATGGCTGCCCAAATGAATATTAGTGAATATACAGTTAAACAATATGTTAAATCTGCCAAGAAGAAACTTGGAGCTGAAAACCGTTCGCATGCTGTTGGTGTATTAATTAGACAGGGAGTTATTACATAA
- a CDS encoding sulfurtransferase produces MTEYQLDVLVSTEWVDQHKQDPDVQLVEVDEENRAYETGHIQTAIAWNWSTQLNDQTRRDILTPEQLADLLGQSGITPETTIILYGDNNNWFAAFAYWQLSMFGHTNLKLMDGGRVKWEQENHAYTTDIPSIEPVNYPVKATDRSNRALQSDVAAAIRTEKTALVDVRSPEEYSGEIIAPEGMNETAQRGGHIPGAANIPWKLATNDDGTFKSADELKKLYKEQGVTPDKDVITYCRIGERAAHTWFALHELLGYENVRNYDGSWTEWGSMIGVPVERSV; encoded by the coding sequence ATGACGGAATATCAATTGGATGTACTTGTTTCCACGGAATGGGTAGATCAACACAAACAGGACCCTGATGTGCAACTTGTCGAAGTGGATGAAGAGAATAGAGCCTATGAAACAGGGCATATCCAAACGGCGATTGCCTGGAATTGGTCAACTCAATTGAATGATCAGACACGGAGAGATATTCTTACACCGGAACAACTAGCAGATCTCCTTGGTCAATCGGGGATCACGCCAGAAACCACCATTATTCTATATGGCGATAACAATAACTGGTTTGCAGCCTTCGCGTACTGGCAACTAAGTATGTTTGGTCACACCAATCTGAAATTGATGGATGGTGGGCGCGTGAAATGGGAACAGGAAAATCACGCCTATACGACGGATATTCCATCTATAGAACCAGTGAACTATCCGGTGAAAGCGACAGATAGATCCAATCGCGCCTTACAGTCAGATGTTGCTGCAGCGATTCGTACCGAAAAAACTGCACTAGTCGACGTGCGCAGCCCTGAGGAATATTCCGGTGAAATCATCGCACCAGAAGGAATGAATGAAACAGCTCAACGCGGCGGACATATCCCGGGTGCCGCCAATATCCCATGGAAATTGGCGACGAACGATGACGGAACCTTCAAATCAGCAGATGAACTCAAGAAATTATACAAAGAGCAAGGTGTTACTCCTGACAAGGACGTGATTACGTACTGCCGAATCGGAGAACGTGCAGCACACACATGGTTTGCACTGCATGAATTACTTGGGTATGAGAATGTACGAAATTATGATGGCTCTTGGACGGAGTGGGGCAGCATGATTGGAGTTCCCGTTGAAAGATCGGTTTAA
- a CDS encoding GNAT family N-acetyltransferase: MHLFNIIKNEQKYWLVDQVKHSGVVEADYKHQLEQVLAEWKQENVDFLSLLMDESFHHWLLSKGLRHISTTMEYTRNLRALPEIKNAIQWHSLSEGWIVDAEYGDLYERCSSGSANKNVQAKDQFLLSLEDELGTNWRNHCFYFTKNETFIGICIPHIEMGTKSEGRLFYFGVVPEWRKKGFGTELHKIALRLLHQQEATYYVGCTDISNVHMMQIFKQNGCVLRDQKGQYKIV, translated from the coding sequence TTGCACTTATTTAACATCATCAAAAATGAACAGAAGTATTGGTTAGTCGATCAGGTGAAGCATAGCGGCGTAGTTGAAGCAGATTATAAACATCAATTGGAACAGGTACTAGCTGAATGGAAACAGGAAAACGTGGATTTTTTGTCACTGCTTATGGATGAATCCTTTCACCATTGGCTCCTTTCCAAAGGGCTTCGTCACATTTCAACCACCATGGAATACACAAGAAACCTACGTGCATTGCCCGAAATTAAAAACGCAATCCAGTGGCATTCCCTTTCCGAAGGGTGGATAGTAGACGCAGAATATGGGGATTTATATGAGCGCTGCAGTTCAGGATCAGCCAATAAAAACGTACAAGCAAAGGACCAGTTCTTGCTCTCACTGGAGGATGAACTGGGGACAAACTGGCGCAACCATTGCTTTTATTTCACCAAAAACGAGACTTTCATAGGTATTTGTATTCCTCATATAGAAATGGGAACAAAAAGTGAGGGTAGACTATTTTACTTTGGTGTTGTTCCTGAATGGCGTAAGAAAGGTTTTGGAACGGAGCTTCACAAGATAGCATTAAGACTGCTACACCAACAAGAAGCCACCTATTATGTCGGCTGTACGGATATTAGTAATGTACATATGATGCAAATTTTCAAACAAAACGGTTGTGTACTGCGTGATCAGAAAGGACAATATAAGATAGTATGA